A genomic stretch from Mya arenaria isolate MELC-2E11 chromosome 10, ASM2691426v1 includes:
- the LOC128204243 gene encoding multiple epidermal growth factor-like domains protein 6, with the protein MINQSLLVCMALIISRTCIAATVIIDGKEVNCSSNCVCCNGGVDRCGYQAGAGDGQNYCFDGCVDEIYGERCHNPCYGNCHTCSQITGIPCFICKDSFYDINSNCSNSCSVGCDGGSCNDDGTCSPCTDNYEGITCNTCRPGRYGTNCNVTCSIGCQNDICNDDGTCSCREGFSGSSCKECISGYYGPNCNITCPIQCSGNMCLRNGTCIYCVSGNYGDYCNKTCSTGCYGGNCNIDGSCSPCTANFEGRTCKECSQGKYGINCSLGCLNQNCRCSLFMNNGKCCLCKRGYYGENCNLSCRQICINSECNMLGKCLNGCSGGYTGVRCETDSNKPNEE; encoded by the coding sequence CTACGGTTATTATTGACGGAAAGGAGGTAAACTGCAGTTCCAATTGTGTTTGCTGCAATGGAGGAGTTGACAGATGTGGTTATCAAGCTGGTGCAGGAGACGgtcagaattattgttttgaCGGATGTGTTGACGAAATATATGGTGAACGATGTCATAATCCTTGTTACGGGAATTGCCATACGTGTTCACAAATTACAGGTATACCATGCTTCATCTGCAAAGAttcattttatgatataaatagtaATTGTAGCAACAGCTGCTCAGTCGGATGTGATGGGGGGTCCTGTAATGACGACGGGACTTGTAGTCCATGTACCGACAATTATGAAGGAATAACATGCAATACGTGTAGACCAGGAAGATATGGAACAAACTGTAACGTTACCTGCTCAATAGGATGTCAGAATGACATTTGTAATGACGATGGAACCTGTAGCTGTCGTGAAGGTTTTTCAGGATCTTCTTGCAAAGAATGTATTTCTGGGTATTATGGGCCAAACTGTAACATTACGTGTCCAATACAATGCAGTGGCAACATGTGTTTGAGAAATGGAACATGCATTTACTGCGTCTCTGGTAATTACGGGGACTATTGCAACAAAACATGTTCTACTGGATGTTACGGTGGAAATTGTAATATTGATGGATCTTGCAGTCCATGCACGGCGAATTTCGAAGGAAGAACATGTAAAGAATGTTCACAAGGAAAATATGGTATAAATTGTTCCCTCGGTTGCTTAAACCAAAATTGCCGGTGTTCATTGTTCATGAACAATGGAAAGTGCTGTTTGTGCAAACGCGGATATTATGGGGAAAATTGCAATTTATCGTGTAGACAGATTTGCATTAACTCCGAATGCAACATGTTGGGTAAATGTCTGAATGGTTGTTCTGGAGGATACACGGGAGTAAGATGTGAGACAG